GAGCGCCTTCGCCTCCACCAGAACCGCTGGCTCTTGTCCATCCTTGGGCAGGGTCTCAAGGCGGCCCTCCACCCACGCTTTGCGACCTTCCACCTTGACTGTTTCCGCCTTCATAATAACGTAGGAATTGGCCATTGCGGGTAGTCGGTAATCAATGTTCAGGTTCGCAGTCACGCCAACCTTGTTCGGCAGAGCGGGGAAACAGCACCGCGCAAGACCTTCATCCAACAAGGTCGCCAGGAGACCACCGTGAACAATACCGGGGTGTCCTGAGAGATCGGAGCCGAGATAGAGGAGTGAAATCATGCTCTTACCACCTTCTTCACTGAAAACAACCGGCGGGACAACGATCTTGTTCGGACCCGCGAGGGTCCCGGCAGTGAGATTGCGTGCGCGCATGTACTCGGGGATCTTCAAATGTGGGCGCGACTCTGTAAACGCAGGGTTCTCGCGCAGAGAGACGGAAAGGGGATGGTTGTGGATGAAATCTTCAATCTCCTGCGAGTGCGCATCGGGAGGGACGAAGCTGGTGAGGGTCTCCTCATCCGAGGGCATAGGGGCGGCCATGATTCGAGAAGTGGTTTGTATAGTCTGATAGAATAAGCCAGCAGTAAAAGCGAAAAATGCGATAGAAGTAAATCCGATGAAACGGCGTAAGCGGGAACGGGGTTGTTGAGCTTGTTGAGGATGGGGCGGGACGGGAGCTGTTTCTTTATTAAATGAGAGTTAGAAATTCATTGATCCTTTATAAACCACGGGAAGAGACTTTCAACACAATGAGTAATCCAGCGACCACATACCAGTAGAATAACGAGATCTAGATCCTCGCAGGTATACAGAACGAGGGAGTGGAAGACGAGGGCGTACCGCGATCCTGGTGGTGGCAGCAGTGGGGAACCCCCGAAGCGCGACGGACGATTGGAAATGCCGCATGGCCGCTAGACCGTCAGATATTTTTGGCAGAATATGGTGGATCCGTGGACTGAGAAGATAAAACAGAGGCAAACAGACGGGGACACGTAAAAAAGGCTGAAAGATGCCTCGGGATCCCCGTCGATTCCCGTGGAATTAATTGGTGAGGATGAAAGAGACGTTAGGGCAGGATGGCGGTGAGTAAccattgcaatatatcattGGTCAGTGAAGCCATGGCAGAAAAATAACCTCGGCTGATCGGTGATTATTTAATCTAGTTGTGCAGTGCAGAATACGGAGTATCTGTACATAGAGTTTGGGCATAATTCTTGACTCTCTGCGCAGACGGAAGCACCTGTTTCTACGAGATTTGAGATATGCCGGAACATGATAGCCGACATAATGGCAATTGGCAGGGCCCCATCGTTGTAGCGCTGCGTATTGCTGTTCCGTGCATTGATGTTTCGCTTGGACGGAGACTGGTCAATGATTCAAGTGTTTCGCCTCTCCCCAATCATACGCTGCCTACAACACTCAATGTGTGTTTTATCTCCCTCACTATACGCTTGTATTTATTGGGCAGAAACCTCCAAAACTACAGAGCAGAATAGTTGTGACCTGCACATAGTTCACCTGAATGTCAGACAGTTGGTTGTACCGCTTTTCTCACCGCCTGTATATACAGTAACGCTAATGGCTAGAGATAATGTTATGACTCGCAGAAAGGACTACATCTCATCTCTAATTGAAGACTACGTACAGAGCCTTCGAGTACAAGAGCCCTATACGGAGTGCATTTATGATGATATATGCAGCTGGAACATCATACAGCATTCTGTAGACACAAAGCTCACTCTCCGGTTCTTAGATCTGCGAAATGACGATGTACGTCATGTCGGTTGTTTTTTCCGGCCAGTCAAATATCGCATTTTCTTACAGATCCTTCCGCTCAGGGCTCGACATCTCCAGCCATACAATTTTAATTCAATGCACTCATTTGTTCTCTCTGAACATGTCAAATTCTACCTCTGTCAAGAGAGAGTAGCAAGATTTGGCTTCGGATGGAGCAGCAACGCTCCCGACAACTTGCTCCTGCCCCGGCCAAACCTCCGCCACCCCCCTCAAAGGGCCCCATGAAAAGGACCGCAGAGGTTCCTCGTCGAGAAAAGATAACATCTGCTTGCAAAGAATGCAAAGTGCGCAAATCAAAGGTGTGTCGATATATATCTTCCCTGGCAATGGGAAGGATTCGATATTAATTTCTGTGTTCGATAGTGCAATGGGGGAATGCCGTGTGGAGCATGCGATAAGAACAATACCCGGTGTGTTTATGACGAGAACAGTGATAAACGTCG
This Aspergillus chevalieri M1 DNA, chromosome 3, nearly complete sequence DNA region includes the following protein-coding sequences:
- a CDS encoding PaaI family thioesterase (COG:S;~EggNog:ENOG410PMV5;~InterPro:IPR029069,IPR006683;~PFAM:PF03061;~TransMembrane:1 (i66-83o)); amino-acid sequence: MRHFQSSVALRGFPTAATTRIAVRPRLPLPRSVYLRGSRSRYSTETAPVPPHPQQAQQPRSRLRRFIGFTSIAFFAFTAGLFYQTIQTTSRIMAAPMPSDEETLTSFVPPDAHSQEIEDFIHNHPLSVSLRENPAFTESRPHLKIPEYMRARNLTAGTLAGPNKIVVPPVVFSEEGGKSMISLLYLGSDLSGHPGIVHGGLLATLLDEGLARCCFPALPNKVGVTANLNIDYRLPAMANSYVIMKAETVKVEGRKAWVEGRLETLPKDGQEPAVLVEAKALFIEPRQAAAMSSLYKVT